From a single Serratia surfactantfaciens genomic region:
- the mlaA gene encoding phospholipid-binding lipoprotein MlaA — protein sequence MNFRLTGVAFATVLLVGCASAPDNEPQGRSDPLEGFNRTMFDFNYNVLDPYILRPVAVAWRDYVPMPARNGISNFTSNLEEPASMVNAFLKGDPYRGMIHFNRFFLNTLLGMGGLIDVAGMANPKLAREEPNRFGSTLGHYDVGYGPYVMLPGYGSFTLREDGGDFADTLYPMLSYLTFWMSAGKWVVEGIETRAQLLDSDGLLRNSSDPYVMVREAYFQRHDFIANGGSLKPEENPNAKAIQGELDEIDSQ from the coding sequence ATGAATTTTCGCCTGACTGGGGTGGCATTCGCAACGGTATTACTGGTGGGCTGTGCCAGCGCGCCAGACAACGAGCCGCAAGGGCGTTCCGATCCGCTGGAAGGATTTAACCGGACGATGTTCGACTTCAACTACAACGTCCTGGATCCTTATATCCTGCGCCCGGTCGCGGTGGCGTGGCGCGACTATGTGCCGATGCCGGCGCGTAACGGCATCAGCAACTTCACCTCCAACCTGGAAGAACCGGCCAGCATGGTCAACGCCTTCCTGAAGGGCGATCCTTACCGTGGGATGATCCACTTCAACCGTTTCTTCCTGAATACCCTGCTTGGCATGGGCGGCCTGATCGACGTGGCCGGCATGGCCAACCCGAAACTGGCGCGCGAAGAGCCGAACCGTTTCGGTAGCACCTTGGGCCATTACGATGTGGGTTACGGTCCGTATGTGATGTTGCCTGGCTATGGCAGCTTCACGCTGCGTGAAGACGGCGGTGATTTTGCGGATACGCTGTATCCGATGCTGAGCTACCTGACCTTCTGGATGTCGGCGGGCAAATGGGTGGTCGAGGGTATCGAAACCCGCGCCCAACTGCTGGATTCCGACGGCCTGCTGCGCAACTCCTCCGATCCTTATGTCATGGTGCGCGAGGCTTACTTCCAGCGCCACGATTTCATCGCTAACGGCGGTTCGCTCAAGCCGGAAGAGAACCCGAACGCCAAGGCGATTCAGGGCGAGTTGGACGAGATCGACTCGCAGTAA
- the ccmI gene encoding c-type cytochrome biogenesis protein CcmI, which yields MAFWLIICALLAGAAATLVVPAMRRGKQSAATRDALNKAFYQDRLSELEQDEQQGVVAERPELVKELQQNLLYDIPAEQQALQAKPINRWALVPGVLLLLVVTVGFYLKTGGLAQVLDWRLVQAQMPELRERVANERAKPLSMEEIARLGLGLRTELQQDDRNINDWMMLGRVGMALNNATTATQAFAHAYQLDPNSLEVRLGYAEVLTRSNDPEDNKQATKLLRRMLAENHSDPRVLSLLAFNAFEQGDFKQAIGAWQVMLQLLPANDPRAEVIKRSIAQAKAQAGGETVKLNVTVSLSPQAAKAMPPQGTLVISVTDGVSPVPVAVKQLPLSRFPLSFSLDDSNAMMPERLLSAQHQVQVRVRLSQDGLATPQPGDWFGESSLQTFSGKEQVSVQINKQVPEK from the coding sequence ATGGCTTTTTGGCTGATTATTTGCGCGTTGCTGGCCGGCGCCGCAGCAACGCTGGTGGTGCCGGCGATGCGCCGCGGCAAGCAGAGCGCCGCCACGCGCGATGCGTTGAACAAGGCGTTTTATCAGGATCGCCTCAGCGAACTGGAGCAGGATGAGCAGCAGGGTGTAGTGGCCGAGCGCCCGGAGCTGGTGAAAGAGCTGCAGCAGAACCTGTTGTACGACATTCCCGCCGAGCAGCAAGCGCTGCAGGCGAAGCCGATCAACCGCTGGGCGCTGGTGCCGGGCGTGCTGTTATTGTTGGTGGTGACGGTTGGCTTTTATCTGAAAACCGGCGGGCTGGCGCAGGTGCTGGATTGGCGTCTGGTGCAGGCGCAAATGCCGGAATTGCGCGAGCGCGTCGCCAATGAACGCGCCAAACCGCTGAGCATGGAAGAGATCGCCCGTCTTGGGCTGGGGCTGCGCACCGAGCTGCAGCAGGACGATCGCAACATCAACGACTGGATGATGCTGGGGCGCGTCGGTATGGCGCTGAACAACGCCACCACCGCCACGCAGGCATTTGCCCATGCTTATCAATTGGATCCGAATAGTCTGGAAGTGCGGCTCGGCTATGCCGAGGTCTTGACTCGCTCCAACGATCCGGAGGATAACAAGCAGGCGACGAAGCTGTTGCGGCGCATGCTCGCGGAAAATCACAGCGATCCGCGGGTGCTGAGCCTGCTGGCGTTCAATGCCTTCGAACAGGGCGATTTCAAGCAGGCGATCGGCGCCTGGCAGGTGATGTTGCAGCTTCTGCCGGCCAACGATCCGCGCGCGGAAGTGATAAAGCGCAGCATTGCACAAGCAAAAGCCCAGGCAGGCGGAGAAACTGTTAAACTGAATGTGACCGTTTCGCTGTCACCGCAGGCGGCGAAAGCCATGCCGCCGCAGGGCACGCTGGTCATCTCGGTCACCGACGGCGTCAGCCCGGTGCCGGTGGCGGTAAAACAATTGCCGCTGAGCCGTTTTCCGCTGTCTTTCTCTCTGGATGACAGCAACGCCATGATGCCCGAGCGTCTACTCTCGGCGCAGCATCAGGTGCAGGTGCGTGTGCGCCTCTCACAGGACGGATTGGCCACGCCGCAGCCGGGAGACTGGTTCGGCGAAAGCTCGCTGCAGACATTCAGCGGTAAAGAGCAGGTTAGCGTTCAGATAAACAAGCAGGTCCCTGAAAAATAA
- a CDS encoding cytochrome c-type biogenesis protein has translation MRLIVLLCAALLSWSAAAAIDTYRFNSVEQEQQYRELTEQLRCPKCQNNSIADSNAIIAADMRTKVYELMMQGQSKQQIIDYMVARYGNFVTYEPPVTPATLILWIGPLLFVLIGGAVVILRTRRRPGAAADDEFSERERQRLAALLQETDRKKP, from the coding sequence ATGAGGCTGATTGTCCTGCTGTGCGCCGCGTTGCTGAGCTGGAGCGCCGCTGCGGCGATCGATACCTATCGCTTTAACTCCGTCGAGCAGGAGCAGCAGTATCGCGAGTTGACCGAACAACTGCGCTGCCCGAAATGCCAAAACAACAGCATTGCCGATTCCAACGCCATCATCGCCGCCGACATGCGCACCAAGGTGTATGAGCTGATGATGCAGGGGCAAAGTAAGCAGCAGATCATCGATTACATGGTGGCGCGTTACGGCAACTTCGTCACCTACGAACCGCCGGTAACGCCGGCGACGCTGATCTTGTGGATCGGCCCGCTGCTGTTTGTGTTGATCGGCGGGGCGGTGGTGATCCTGCGCACCCGTCGCCGGCCCGGTGCAGCGGCAGACGATGAATTCTCCGAACGGGAACGGCAGCGCCTGGCGGCGCTGTTGCAAGAGACTGACAGGAAGAAACCCTAA
- a CDS encoding DsbE family thiol:disulfide interchange protein, whose amino-acid sequence MKRKLLFIPLVLFLLLVAALMVQLTRNAGGEDPTMLESALIGKPVPTFRLESLDQPGKTYDQAVLRDGKPILLNVWATWCPTCRAEHQYLNTLAARGVRVVGLNYKDDRAKAVIWLNSLGNPYALSLYDGDGMLGLDLGVYGAPETFLIDGQGIIRYRHAGDMNERVWQQEVLPLYKKYGGEA is encoded by the coding sequence ATGAAGCGTAAGCTGCTGTTTATCCCCCTGGTGCTGTTTCTGCTGCTGGTGGCGGCGCTGATGGTGCAGCTGACGCGCAACGCCGGCGGCGAAGATCCGACCATGCTGGAATCGGCGCTGATCGGCAAGCCGGTGCCGACCTTCAGGCTGGAATCTCTGGATCAGCCAGGCAAAACCTACGATCAGGCGGTGCTGCGCGACGGTAAGCCGATATTGCTCAACGTCTGGGCCACCTGGTGCCCGACCTGCCGCGCGGAGCACCAGTACCTCAATACGCTGGCGGCGCGCGGTGTACGGGTGGTCGGCTTGAATTACAAAGACGATCGCGCCAAGGCGGTGATCTGGCTCAATTCCCTCGGCAATCCCTATGCCCTCAGCCTGTATGACGGCGACGGCATGCTGGGCTTGGATCTCGGGGTGTACGGCGCGCCTGAGACCTTCCTTATCGACGGCCAGGGGATTATTCGCTATCGCCACGCCGGCGACATGAACGAGCGCGTCTGGCAGCAGGAAGTGTTGCCGCTGTATAAAAAATACGGGGGTGAAGCATGA
- a CDS encoding heme lyase CcmF/NrfE family subunit: MMPELGSFLLCLALAIALLLSIYPQWGAARQDSRMMAVARPLTYGMFAAIALAFLCLVHAFVVNDFTVAYVATNSNTQLPVYYRIAATWGAHEGSLLLWVLLLSCWSLAVALCSRAMPQDAVARVLSVMGMITAGFLLFIIMTSSPFTRTLPNFPIDGSDLNPLLQDIGLIFHPPLLYMGYVGFSVAFAFAIASLMAGRLDTAWARWSRPWTTAAWVFLTLGIVLGSAWAYYELGWGGWWFWDPVENASFMPWLAGTALMHSLAVTEKRGTFKAWTVLLAITAFSLCLLGTFLVRSGVLVSVHSFASDPARGMFILAYLVIVIGGSLLLYAVKGGQVRSRVQHETFSRETFLLGNNVLLIAAMLVVLLGTLLPLVHKQLGLGSISIGEPFFNTMFTWLMAPLALLLGIGPLVRWRRDEPSKLWRRLGVALLATLVLSILLPWLLQDSIAGMTVVGLIMALWVIILTLMELHERATHRHGFWRGLRQLSRSHWGMVLGHLGVAVTVIGIAFSQNYSVERDVRMKAGDSVDIHNYHFVFRDVHDIRGPNYSGGVGIIDVTRNGKPEATLRAEKRYYSVARSMMTEAAIDGGFSRDLYAALGEELEDGSWAVRLYYKPFVRWIWFGGVFMAIGGLLCILDPRYRMSKKLKREGKLEAQP, translated from the coding sequence ATGATGCCGGAACTGGGCAGTTTTCTGCTGTGCCTGGCGCTGGCGATTGCGCTGCTGCTGAGCATTTACCCGCAGTGGGGCGCGGCGCGGCAGGACAGCCGCATGATGGCGGTGGCGCGGCCGCTGACCTACGGCATGTTCGCCGCGATTGCGCTGGCGTTCCTGTGCCTGGTGCACGCCTTCGTGGTCAACGATTTTACCGTCGCCTACGTGGCCACCAACTCCAATACCCAACTGCCGGTGTATTACCGCATCGCCGCCACCTGGGGGGCGCATGAAGGTTCGCTGCTGCTGTGGGTGCTGCTGCTGAGCTGTTGGTCGCTGGCGGTGGCGCTGTGCAGCCGGGCGATGCCGCAGGATGCGGTGGCGCGGGTGCTGTCGGTGATGGGGATGATCACCGCCGGTTTCCTGCTGTTCATCATCATGACCTCCAGCCCGTTCACCCGTACGCTGCCGAATTTTCCGATCGACGGCAGCGATCTCAACCCGCTGCTGCAGGATATCGGCCTGATCTTCCACCCGCCGCTGTTGTATATGGGCTATGTCGGCTTCTCGGTCGCCTTTGCGTTCGCCATCGCTTCGCTGATGGCAGGCCGGCTCGATACCGCCTGGGCGCGCTGGTCGCGCCCGTGGACCACCGCCGCCTGGGTGTTCCTCACGCTGGGCATCGTGCTCGGCTCGGCCTGGGCCTACTATGAGCTGGGTTGGGGCGGCTGGTGGTTCTGGGATCCGGTGGAAAACGCCTCCTTTATGCCGTGGCTGGCCGGCACCGCGCTGATGCATTCGCTGGCGGTGACCGAAAAACGCGGCACGTTCAAAGCCTGGACGGTGTTGCTGGCGATCACCGCCTTCTCGCTGTGCCTGCTGGGCACCTTCCTGGTGCGCTCAGGCGTGCTGGTCTCGGTGCACTCCTTCGCCTCCGATCCGGCGCGCGGCATGTTTATTCTCGCTTATCTGGTGATCGTGATCGGCGGCTCGCTGCTGTTGTACGCGGTCAAAGGCGGCCAGGTGCGCAGCCGGGTGCAGCACGAAACCTTCTCGCGCGAGACCTTTCTGCTGGGCAACAACGTGCTGCTGATCGCCGCCATGCTGGTGGTGCTGCTGGGCACGTTGCTGCCGCTGGTGCACAAACAGCTGGGGTTGGGCAGCATCTCGATCGGTGAGCCGTTCTTCAACACCATGTTCACCTGGCTGATGGCGCCGTTGGCGCTGCTGTTGGGCATCGGCCCGCTGGTGCGCTGGCGCCGCGATGAGCCGAGCAAGCTGTGGCGCCGCCTCGGCGTGGCGCTGTTGGCGACGCTGGTGCTGTCAATCCTGCTGCCGTGGCTGTTGCAGGACAGCATCGCCGGCATGACGGTGGTGGGCCTGATCATGGCGCTGTGGGTGATCATCCTGACGCTGATGGAGCTGCATGAGCGCGCCACCCATCGTCACGGTTTCTGGCGCGGCCTGCGTCAGCTGTCCCGCAGCCACTGGGGCATGGTGCTCGGCCACCTCGGCGTGGCGGTGACGGTGATCGGCATCGCCTTCAGCCAGAATTACAGCGTGGAGCGCGACGTGCGGATGAAGGCCGGCGACAGCGTGGATATCCACAACTATCACTTCGTGTTCCGCGACGTGCACGACATCCGCGGCCCGAACTACAGCGGCGGCGTCGGTATCATCGACGTCACGCGCAACGGCAAGCCAGAGGCGACGCTGCGCGCAGAGAAACGCTACTACAGCGTGGCGCGCAGCATGATGACCGAGGCGGCGATCGACGGCGGTTTCAGCCGCGATCTGTACGCGGCGCTGGGCGAGGAGCTGGAAGACGGCTCCTGGGCGGTGCGTCTGTATTACAAACCTTTCGTGCGCTGGATCTGGTTCGGCGGCGTCTTTATGGCGATCGGCGGCCTGCTGTGCATTCTCGATCCGCGTTACCGCATGAGTAAAAAGCTCAAACGCGAAGGCAAGCTGGAGGCGCAACCATGA
- the ccmE gene encoding cytochrome c maturation protein CcmE: protein MNPRRKSRLYLAIVVLIGIALTATLMLYALRSNIDLFYTPGEILQGKGENHEKPEVGQRLRIGGMVMPGSVKRDPNTLQVSFKIYDARGAIGVTYTGILPDLFREGQGVVAQGVLGEGNVVNAREVLAKHDEKYTPPEVADAMKENHQGPAQAYSAPQAEGAKS from the coding sequence GTGAATCCACGTCGTAAAAGCCGCCTTTATCTGGCGATCGTTGTGCTGATCGGCATCGCGCTGACCGCGACCCTGATGCTGTACGCGCTGCGCTCCAACATCGATCTGTTCTACACCCCGGGGGAAATCCTGCAGGGCAAGGGCGAAAACCATGAGAAGCCCGAAGTCGGCCAGCGGCTGCGCATCGGCGGCATGGTGATGCCCGGCTCGGTGAAGCGCGATCCCAATACGCTGCAGGTCAGCTTCAAGATTTACGACGCGCGCGGCGCGATCGGCGTGACCTACACCGGCATTCTGCCGGATCTGTTCCGCGAAGGGCAGGGCGTGGTGGCGCAGGGCGTGCTGGGTGAGGGCAACGTGGTCAACGCGCGCGAAGTGTTGGCCAAACACGATGAGAAATACACCCCGCCGGAAGTGGCCGACGCGATGAAAGAGAACCACCAAGGGCCGGCGCAGGCGTATAGCGCGCCGCAGGCGGAGGGTGCCAAGTCATGA
- the ccmD gene encoding heme exporter protein CcmD has protein sequence MNAAFDSWSAFFAMGGYAFYVWLAVAATLISLLGLVAHTVWQRRQLLVEIGRRQARERRIRHAQQSKQKSAAPREKSL, from the coding sequence ATGAACGCCGCGTTCGATTCCTGGTCGGCGTTTTTCGCCATGGGCGGCTACGCCTTCTATGTCTGGCTGGCGGTCGCCGCCACGCTGATTTCGCTGTTGGGGCTGGTGGCGCACACCGTCTGGCAGCGGCGGCAACTGCTCGTCGAGATCGGCCGGCGTCAGGCGCGCGAGCGGCGCATTCGCCATGCGCAACAATCAAAACAAAAATCCGCCGCACCGCGGGAGAAATCATTGTGA
- a CDS encoding heme ABC transporter permease translates to MWKWLHQLARPERLYHVCGRFIPWLGLAAAVCLLFGWAWGFGFAPKDYQQGDSFRIIYIHVPAAMWSMGIYASMAVAAFIGLVWQMKMSDTVVAAMAPIGAVFTFIALVTGSAWGKPMWGTWWVWDARLTSELVLLFLYMGVIALYNAFEDRRLAGRAAGILVLVGVVNIPIIHFSVEWWNTLHQGSTNMQQSIAPSMRTPLRWAILGYLLLFVTLTLMRLRNLILFQERQRPWVAGLVNKERQS, encoded by the coding sequence ATGTGGAAATGGTTACATCAACTGGCGCGGCCCGAGCGGCTGTATCACGTCTGCGGCCGCTTCATCCCCTGGCTGGGGCTGGCGGCGGCGGTTTGCCTGCTGTTCGGCTGGGCCTGGGGCTTTGGTTTCGCGCCGAAAGACTATCAACAGGGCGACAGCTTCCGCATCATTTATATTCACGTGCCGGCGGCCATGTGGTCGATGGGCATCTACGCCTCGATGGCGGTGGCGGCGTTTATCGGCCTGGTGTGGCAGATGAAAATGTCCGATACCGTGGTGGCGGCGATGGCGCCGATCGGCGCGGTGTTCACCTTTATTGCGTTGGTGACCGGCTCCGCCTGGGGCAAGCCGATGTGGGGCACCTGGTGGGTGTGGGACGCGCGTCTGACCTCCGAACTGGTGCTGCTGTTTCTCTATATGGGCGTCATCGCGCTGTATAACGCCTTCGAAGACCGCCGCCTGGCGGGCCGCGCCGCCGGCATTCTGGTGCTGGTGGGGGTGGTGAATATTCCGATCATCCATTTCTCCGTTGAATGGTGGAATACGCTGCATCAGGGCTCGACCAATATGCAGCAGTCCATCGCGCCGAGCATGCGCACCCCGCTGCGCTGGGCGATCCTCGGCTACCTGTTGCTGTTCGTCACGCTGACGCTGATGCGCCTGCGCAATCTGATCCTGTTCCAGGAGCGCCAGCGCCCGTGGGTCGCCGGGCTGGTGAATAAGGAGCGTCAGTCATGA
- the ccmB gene encoding heme exporter protein CcmB: MFLTLLCRELKIACRKGSEIVNPLWFFLIVITLFPLGIGPEPQLLARIAPGIVWVAALLASLLSLERLFRDDFLDGSLEQLLLLPTPLPMTVLGKVCAHWVVTGLPLLILSPLVALLLSLDMQTWLAVAGTLLLGTPTLSLIGAIGVGLTVGLRKGGVLLSLLVLPLYIPVLIFATGAIDAASMGMPIDGYLAILGAMLAGSVTLAPFATAAALRVSVH, from the coding sequence ATGTTTTTGACCCTGCTGTGTCGCGAATTGAAAATCGCCTGCCGTAAAGGTTCGGAGATCGTCAACCCGCTGTGGTTTTTCCTGATCGTCATCACGCTGTTCCCGTTGGGGATTGGCCCTGAGCCGCAGTTGCTGGCGCGCATTGCGCCGGGCATCGTGTGGGTGGCGGCGCTGCTGGCCTCGCTGCTCTCGTTGGAGCGGCTGTTTCGCGACGATTTTCTCGACGGTTCGCTGGAGCAGCTGTTGCTGCTGCCGACGCCGCTGCCGATGACGGTGCTGGGCAAAGTGTGTGCTCACTGGGTGGTGACGGGATTACCGTTGCTGATCCTGTCGCCGCTGGTGGCGCTGCTGCTGTCGCTCGATATGCAGACCTGGCTGGCGGTGGCGGGGACGCTGCTGCTCGGCACGCCGACGCTGAGCCTGATAGGCGCTATCGGCGTGGGGTTGACCGTCGGTCTGCGCAAAGGGGGCGTGCTGCTCAGCCTGCTGGTGCTGCCGCTGTATATCCCGGTGCTGATCTTCGCCACCGGCGCGATCGACGCCGCCTCGATGGGCATGCCGATCGACGGTTATCTGGCTATACTCGGCGCGATGCTGGCGGGCAGCGTGACATTGGCACCGTTTGCCACCGCGGCGGCGCTGCGAGTGAGCGTGCACTAG
- the ccmA gene encoding cytochrome c biogenesis heme-transporting ATPase CcmA, with amino-acid sequence MLEAKSLSCVRDERILFSELSFSVQPGDIIQVEGPNGAGKTSLLRILAGLARPDGGEVCWRGRSTLRDRAAYQQDLLFIGHQPGIKAVLTPFENLQFYQAVRGVADHQAIWRALEQVGLVGYEDLPVAQLSAGQQRRVALARLWLSAAPLWILDEPLTAIDKQGVAELISLFEQHAQRGGMVLLTTHQDLAGVSQTVGRIRLAEHDAGSL; translated from the coding sequence ATGCTGGAAGCCAAAAGTCTGAGTTGCGTGCGCGATGAGCGCATCCTGTTTAGCGAGCTAAGCTTTTCAGTTCAGCCGGGCGATATCATTCAGGTAGAAGGGCCGAACGGCGCGGGCAAGACCAGTCTGCTGCGCATTCTCGCCGGTCTGGCGCGGCCGGACGGCGGCGAGGTGTGCTGGCGCGGGCGCAGCACGTTGCGCGATCGTGCAGCCTACCAGCAAGACTTGTTGTTTATCGGCCACCAGCCCGGCATCAAGGCCGTATTGACGCCCTTCGAAAATCTGCAGTTTTATCAAGCGGTGCGCGGCGTCGCCGATCATCAGGCCATCTGGCGCGCGCTGGAGCAGGTGGGGCTGGTGGGTTACGAAGATCTGCCGGTGGCGCAGCTGTCGGCGGGGCAGCAGCGGCGCGTGGCGCTGGCGCGCCTGTGGCTGAGCGCGGCGCCGCTGTGGATCCTCGATGAGCCGCTAACGGCGATCGACAAACAGGGCGTGGCCGAGTTGATTAGCCTTTTTGAACAACATGCGCAGCGGGGCGGCATGGTATTGTTGACCACGCACCAGGATTTGGCCGGCGTCAGCCAAACGGTGGGCAGAATCCGGTTGGCGGAACACGACGCGGGGAGTTTGTGA
- a CDS encoding formate/nitrite transporter family protein, translated as MNEQQRQEHEQDETMQVESEEQEQGKREIEVREENLPSRAAAVHEQIRMEGEKELERDGLALLWSAVAAGLSMGASLAAKGIFHARLPDDPSRFFIENLGYTFGFIIVIMARQQLFTENTVTAVLPVMHKPTPRNLLILLRLWGVVLLGNLIGTGLAALAFTHMPLFDTETRGAFISLGEEVIRHTPGEMFANGILAGWIIATMVWMFPAAGAAKIWVIVLMTYLVAICDLTHIVVGSVEILYLVFNGAIGWREFVYPFALPTLAGNIIGGTFIFALISHAQIRNDLSAKNKAARLQEEKRRHGGEKP; from the coding sequence ATGAACGAACAGCAGCGCCAGGAGCACGAGCAGGATGAGACGATGCAGGTAGAGAGCGAAGAGCAGGAACAGGGCAAGCGCGAAATCGAAGTCAGGGAAGAGAATCTGCCGTCGCGCGCGGCGGCGGTACATGAACAGATCCGGATGGAGGGCGAAAAAGAGCTGGAGCGCGACGGGCTGGCGTTGCTGTGGTCGGCAGTCGCCGCCGGGCTGTCGATGGGCGCCTCGCTGGCGGCGAAAGGCATTTTCCACGCCCGTCTGCCGGACGATCCCAGCCGTTTTTTCATCGAGAACCTCGGCTACACCTTCGGTTTTATCATCGTCATCATGGCGCGCCAGCAGCTGTTTACCGAAAACACCGTCACGGCAGTGTTGCCAGTCATGCATAAACCCACGCCGCGTAACCTGCTGATCCTGCTGCGACTGTGGGGCGTGGTGCTGCTCGGCAACCTGATCGGCACCGGGCTGGCGGCGCTGGCGTTTACCCATATGCCGCTGTTCGACACCGAAACACGCGGCGCCTTCATCAGCCTGGGCGAAGAGGTGATACGCCATACGCCGGGAGAAATGTTCGCCAACGGCATTCTGGCCGGCTGGATCATCGCTACCATGGTATGGATGTTCCCGGCCGCCGGCGCGGCGAAAATCTGGGTGATCGTGCTGATGACCTATCTGGTGGCGATTTGCGATTTGACCCATATCGTGGTCGGTTCGGTAGAGATCCTCTATCTGGTGTTCAACGGCGCGATTGGCTGGCGAGAATTCGTTTATCCGTTCGCCTTGCCGACGCTGGCGGGCAATATCATCGGCGGCACCTTTATCTTTGCGCTGATAAGCCATGCGCAAATCCGCAACGATTTGAGCGCCAAAAATAAGGCGGCGCGCCTGCAAGAGGAAAAACGGCGCCACGGCGGGGAAAAACCGTGA
- a CDS encoding lactonase family protein — protein MNREKSLDPINKRQQVRFMLPFTLPAPGRTRVAGLGQQAIKFTVVLIFFMFSGNAMANKQDHQKIALVGTWTHIPDAPAVQKPAHPSEGLYRLAVNGDGTLTPLDVIKMKSPSWIVKSRDGRFAYVTNEEDAGTVTALAIGQDGAVRVLNTVNSAGRQPTHATLSPDGRYLFVANYSVTQGGAGVTALPIGGDGKLGESVQHYPFTSGSGAVQGRQEGGHAHSTTFSRDGNYLYAADLGGDKLHAYRYRSDSAQPLQADASRDVSFAPGAGPRHMVFSPQGEYAYVITEMAGDIEAFAVNDHRLTPLGKVKLNGGQDSAEFKSGGAIILSPSGKYLIATNRGSDNQLLVLSIAENGLPGAPARYQAGGIEPRALAFDVGGRYLYATNVFTNTVTLFDFDDETGKLQARGEAATISTPTDIKFFN, from the coding sequence ATGAATAGAGAAAAAAGCCTCGACCCGATTAATAAACGCCAACAGGTTCGCTTTATGCTACCTTTTACATTACCTGCGCCTGGCCGAACAAGGGTTGCCGGTTTAGGTCAGCAGGCCATTAAATTTACGGTGGTGTTAATTTTTTTCATGTTTTCAGGAAATGCGATGGCAAATAAGCAGGATCATCAGAAAATAGCGTTGGTCGGAACCTGGACCCATATTCCGGATGCGCCGGCGGTGCAGAAACCGGCGCATCCCAGTGAAGGGCTCTATCGCCTGGCGGTGAATGGCGACGGCACGTTAACGCCGCTCGATGTGATTAAGATGAAAAGCCCGTCGTGGATCGTAAAATCTCGCGATGGCCGTTTTGCCTATGTCACCAATGAAGAGGACGCGGGAACGGTGACCGCGTTGGCGATAGGCCAAGACGGCGCCGTCCGGGTACTGAATACGGTGAACAGTGCAGGCCGGCAGCCGACGCATGCCACACTCAGCCCGGATGGCCGGTATCTGTTTGTCGCCAACTACTCCGTCACTCAAGGTGGCGCGGGCGTGACGGCATTGCCGATTGGCGGCGACGGCAAGCTGGGTGAGTCCGTGCAGCATTATCCGTTTACATCAGGTTCCGGCGCCGTGCAGGGGCGTCAGGAAGGGGGCCATGCGCACTCCACCACCTTCAGCCGCGATGGCAACTATCTGTATGCGGCGGATCTTGGCGGGGACAAGCTGCACGCCTATCGCTACCGTTCGGATAGCGCGCAGCCGTTGCAGGCGGATGCCTCGCGCGATGTCAGCTTTGCACCCGGCGCCGGTCCACGGCACATGGTGTTCTCGCCGCAAGGCGAATATGCCTATGTCATCACCGAAATGGCGGGCGACATCGAGGCGTTTGCCGTCAACGACCATCGATTGACGCCGCTGGGGAAAGTGAAGCTGAACGGTGGGCAGGACTCGGCGGAATTTAAAAGCGGCGGAGCCATTATCCTTAGCCCGAGCGGAAAATATCTTATTGCCACCAATCGCGGCAGCGATAATCAACTGCTGGTATTAAGCATTGCCGAGAATGGTCTGCCAGGCGCGCCGGCGCGCTATCAAGCCGGCGGCATTGAACCGCGTGCGCTCGCGTTCGATGTCGGAGGCCGCTACCTCTATGCCACGAATGTGTTCACCAATACCGTGACCCTGTTCGATTTCGATGATGAGACGGGCAAGTTGCAGGCCAGGGGGGAGGCGGCGACGATCTCAACGCCGACGGATATCAAGTTTTTTAATTAA